In the genome of Candidatus Methylomirabilota bacterium, one region contains:
- the secF gene encoding protein translocase subunit SecF encodes MLELFKNPNYDFIGKRKWAYYVSIAFTLLSLVSLAARGGLRYDLDFTGGTLLQARFDGTPAVAQIRASLGTIQLGESVIQQFGDAHEFVIRLPLVAVPSEEVARRVRGALESDPALGKFEIRRVEFVGPQVGRDLQLQAVYLVIAGLVWIAIYIALRFDLRGGVAAVIAVIHDVLVCLGALSLSNREFSLPVLAALLTIIGYSVNDTIVAYDRLRENRGKFVPKGRTFAQQMNDAVNQTLSRTVLTSLTTFFSAAVLLFFGGKTLEDFAFVLFVGVITGTYSTTYIAAAIVVDWTQYVEGRLRRGKKAVAKA; translated from the coding sequence ATGCTCGAGCTGTTCAAGAATCCCAATTACGACTTCATCGGCAAGCGGAAGTGGGCGTACTACGTCTCGATCGCGTTCACGCTCCTGAGCCTTGTCTCGCTCGCGGCCCGGGGCGGGCTCCGCTACGACCTCGACTTCACCGGCGGGACGCTCCTGCAGGCGCGCTTCGACGGGACGCCCGCGGTGGCCCAGATCCGCGCGAGCCTCGGGACGATCCAGCTCGGTGAGTCGGTCATCCAGCAGTTCGGGGACGCGCATGAGTTCGTCATCCGGCTGCCGCTCGTCGCCGTGCCGTCCGAGGAGGTCGCGCGGCGCGTGCGGGGCGCGCTCGAAAGCGACCCGGCGCTCGGGAAGTTCGAGATCCGGCGGGTCGAGTTCGTCGGGCCGCAGGTGGGCCGCGACCTCCAGCTGCAGGCCGTCTACCTCGTGATCGCCGGCCTCGTGTGGATCGCGATCTACATCGCGCTGCGGTTCGACCTGAGGGGCGGGGTGGCGGCGGTCATCGCCGTCATCCACGACGTGCTGGTCTGCCTCGGCGCCCTCTCCCTCTCGAACCGCGAGTTCTCGCTGCCCGTGCTCGCCGCGCTCCTCACGATCATCGGCTACTCGGTGAACGACACCATCGTCGCCTACGACCGGCTGCGCGAGAACCGGGGCAAGTTCGTCCCCAAGGGGCGCACGTTCGCCCAGCAGATGAACGACGCGGTCAACCAGACGCTCTCGCGGACCGTCCTGACGTCGCTCACCACGTTCTTCTCGGCGGCGGTGCTGCTCTTTTTCGGCGGCAAGACCCTCGAGGATTTCGCCTTCGTCCTCTTCGTCGGCGTCATCACCGGGACGTACTCGACCACCTATATCGCGGCCGCGATCGTCGTGGACTGGACGCAGTACGTCGAGGGCCGCCTGCGGCGCGGCAAGAAGGCGGTCGCGAAGGCCTGA
- the rsmD gene encoding 16S rRNA (guanine(966)-N(2))-methyltransferase RsmD, whose translation MRVIAGEFKGRRLAAPRGAVTRPTADQVRVALMDALAPWLPGARALDLFAGAGGVGLEALSRGAAHATFVERDARAVAALAANVRALGVGSRARVVRAEVGRALGRLAAAGERYDVVFLDPPYDGDLGAATLAALGDGAVTAPAAVVVAQHFTKRPPAPAYGVLAAFRTRRFGETTLTFFRAEG comes from the coding sequence ATGCGTGTGATCGCCGGCGAGTTCAAGGGCCGGCGGCTCGCGGCGCCGCGCGGAGCGGTGACGCGGCCGACGGCCGACCAGGTGCGCGTCGCGCTCATGGACGCCCTCGCCCCGTGGCTGCCCGGCGCGCGCGCCCTCGACCTCTTCGCCGGCGCGGGGGGCGTGGGCCTCGAGGCGCTCTCACGCGGCGCCGCCCACGCGACCTTCGTCGAGCGCGACGCGCGCGCCGTCGCGGCGCTCGCGGCCAACGTGCGGGCGCTCGGCGTCGGGAGCCGCGCGCGCGTCGTCCGCGCGGAGGTGGGCCGCGCCCTCGGCCGCCTCGCCGCGGCGGGGGAGCGCTACGACGTGGTGTTCCTCGACCCGCCGTACGACGGTGACCTGGGCGCCGCCACGCTCGCCGCGCTGGGCGACGGCGCCGTGACGGCGCCCGCGGCGGTCGTCGTCGCCCAGCACTTCACGAAGCGGCCGCCGGCGCCCGCGTACGGCGTCCTCGCGGCGTTCCGGACGCGCCGTTTCGGGGAGACAACCTTGACTTTCTTTCGGGCCGAAGGGTAG
- a CDS encoding carbon monoxide dehydrogenase subunit G, which translates to MKLEGSYDVPVPRKKVWDAFLNPATLKKAIPGCEKLEALGHDEFKATLKIGVAAVKGTFEGRVKITDKKSHESYRLMAEGSGGPGFVKADTLITLTDIDGGTRVSYGADVQVGGLIAGVGQRMLGGVSKMMADQFFGKMSDLLKSA; encoded by the coding sequence ATGAAGCTCGAAGGCTCCTACGACGTCCCGGTGCCGCGCAAGAAAGTCTGGGACGCGTTCCTGAACCCCGCCACGCTCAAGAAGGCCATTCCCGGCTGCGAGAAGCTCGAGGCGCTCGGCCACGACGAGTTCAAAGCGACGCTGAAGATCGGCGTCGCCGCGGTGAAGGGGACGTTCGAGGGCCGGGTGAAGATCACCGACAAGAAGTCCCACGAGTCTTACCGGCTCATGGCCGAGGGCAGCGGCGGCCCCGGCTTCGTGAAAGCCGACACGCTCATCACGCTGACCGACATCGACGGCGGCACGCGCGTGAGCTACGGCGCGGACGTTCAGGTGGGTGGCCTCATCGCCGGCGTCGGCCAGCGGATGCTGGGCGGCGTCTCCAAGATGATGGCCGACCAGTTCTTCGGCAAGATGAGCGACCTCCTGAAGTCCGCCTGA
- the rpmB gene encoding 50S ribosomal protein L28 translates to MAQRCDVCGKGPSVGHTISHAHKLTKRRWLPNLVSMRALVAGRVRRVRVCTRCLKAGKVTKVI, encoded by the coding sequence ATGGCGCAGCGGTGCGACGTGTGCGGGAAGGGTCCCTCCGTGGGTCATACGATCAGCCACGCCCACAAGCTCACGAAGCGGCGCTGGCTCCCGAACCTCGTCTCGATGCGGGCCCTCGTCGCCGGCCGCGTCCGGCGCGTCCGCGTGTGCACCCGCTGCCTGAAGGCGGGCAAGGTCACCAAGGTCATTTAA
- the recG gene encoding ATP-dependent DNA helicase RecG has protein sequence MKQTPAPPGPGTPLQFLKGVGPRRAQQLERKGLRTVEDALFFLPMRHEDRTRLTPFRTLEPGQAATCAGTIVGVSPPPPGRSRVPFSVLLRDASGYATASWFNAGYLARVFERGQKLVLHGKVTRYKGALGLQQPDWEVVESGEDDRLHTGRLVPVYSTTEGLPQRALRSLMWRVVDGFAREVPEVLPAALRARRRLAPLAQALRDAHFPEADAALTVARRRLAFDDFLLLQLGLAILRSRTTRARGIAMSPRGDLVRRIRASLPYSLTAAQERVWEEIRRDMAAPHPMHRLLQGDVGSGKTVVAALAVLTAVEAGYQAAVMAPTEILAEQHFMTLRQLLEPFGVGVSLLTSSLAPRERSARRAALAAGGLPVAVGTHALVQEGVEFRRLGLAVVDEQHRFGVAQRARLREKGEHPDLLVMTATPIPRTLALTLYGDLDVSVLDELPPGRRPVATHERTEGKRREIYKFLRDQIAEGRQAYVVYPLVEESEALDLKAATEMARRLAEDVFPDLTIGLLHGRLGFEEKDRIMRRFKAGEIHVLASTTVIEVGIDVPNASVMLVEHAERFGLSQLHQLRGRVGRGPWKSHCILLTSGRLGEEARRRIGAMVATGDGFKIAEADLELRGPGEFFGTRQSGLPEFRTADLLRDAAILEEARQEAQAIVAADPELRDPAHRALRAVLLARWRGKLALASAG, from the coding sequence GTGAAGCAAACGCCCGCGCCGCCGGGCCCCGGCACGCCGCTCCAGTTCCTCAAGGGCGTGGGCCCGCGGCGCGCGCAGCAGCTCGAGCGCAAGGGGCTCCGGACCGTCGAGGACGCGCTCTTCTTCCTGCCCATGCGACACGAGGACCGCACGCGCCTGACGCCCTTCCGCACCCTCGAGCCGGGCCAGGCGGCGACGTGCGCGGGAACGATCGTCGGCGTCAGCCCGCCGCCGCCCGGCCGCTCGCGCGTCCCGTTCAGCGTCCTCCTGCGCGACGCGAGCGGCTACGCGACGGCGAGCTGGTTCAACGCGGGCTACCTCGCGCGCGTCTTCGAGCGCGGCCAGAAGCTCGTGCTCCACGGCAAGGTCACCCGCTACAAGGGGGCGCTCGGGCTCCAGCAGCCCGACTGGGAGGTGGTCGAGAGCGGTGAGGACGACCGCCTCCACACGGGCCGGCTCGTGCCGGTCTACTCGACGACCGAGGGGCTCCCGCAGCGCGCCCTGCGCTCGCTCATGTGGCGCGTCGTCGATGGGTTCGCGCGCGAGGTCCCCGAGGTGCTGCCCGCCGCGCTGCGCGCGAGGCGCCGGCTCGCGCCCCTCGCCCAGGCGCTCCGCGACGCGCACTTTCCCGAGGCGGACGCCGCGCTCACCGTGGCGCGCCGCCGCCTCGCCTTCGACGACTTCCTGCTGCTCCAGCTGGGCCTCGCGATCCTCCGGTCGCGGACGACGCGGGCGCGCGGCATCGCGATGAGCCCGCGCGGCGACCTGGTCCGCCGGATCCGCGCCTCGCTGCCGTATTCGCTCACGGCAGCGCAGGAGCGCGTGTGGGAGGAGATCCGGCGCGACATGGCCGCGCCCCATCCGATGCATCGCCTCCTGCAGGGGGACGTCGGCTCCGGGAAGACGGTGGTCGCGGCCCTCGCGGTGCTCACCGCGGTGGAGGCCGGCTACCAGGCGGCGGTGATGGCGCCGACCGAGATCCTCGCCGAGCAGCACTTCATGACGTTGCGACAGCTCCTCGAGCCGTTCGGCGTCGGCGTGAGCCTCCTGACCTCGTCGCTCGCGCCGCGCGAGCGCTCGGCTCGGCGCGCCGCGCTGGCCGCCGGCGGGCTGCCCGTCGCCGTCGGCACCCACGCCCTCGTCCAGGAGGGCGTGGAGTTCCGGCGCCTCGGGCTCGCGGTCGTGGACGAGCAGCACCGCTTCGGCGTCGCGCAGCGCGCGCGGCTCCGCGAGAAGGGCGAGCATCCGGACCTGCTCGTGATGACCGCCACGCCGATCCCGCGCACGCTCGCCCTCACCCTCTACGGCGACCTCGACGTCTCGGTGCTCGACGAGCTCCCGCCCGGGCGCCGACCCGTCGCGACGCACGAGCGCACGGAGGGCAAGCGCCGCGAGATCTACAAGTTCCTGCGCGACCAGATCGCGGAGGGCCGGCAGGCCTACGTCGTCTACCCGCTCGTCGAAGAGTCGGAGGCGCTCGACCTCAAGGCGGCGACCGAGATGGCGCGGCGCCTCGCGGAGGACGTCTTCCCGGACCTCACCATCGGGCTCTTGCACGGCCGGCTCGGCTTCGAGGAGAAGGACCGGATCATGCGCCGGTTCAAGGCGGGCGAGATCCACGTCCTGGCCTCGACGACCGTGATCGAGGTCGGCATCGACGTGCCGAACGCGTCGGTCATGCTCGTCGAGCACGCCGAGCGCTTCGGCCTCTCACAGCTCCACCAGCTCCGCGGCCGCGTCGGCCGGGGACCGTGGAAGTCCCACTGCATCCTCCTGACGAGCGGGCGACTCGGCGAGGAGGCCCGCCGGCGGATCGGCGCGATGGTCGCGACCGGCGACGGCTTCAAGATCGCCGAGGCGGACCTGGAGCTGCGCGGCCCCGGCGAGTTCTTCGGCACGCGCCAGTCGGGGCTCCCGGAGTTCCGCACGGCGGATCTCCTCCGCGACGCGGCGATTCTCGAGGAGGCGCGTCAGGAGGCGCAGGCGATCGTCGCGGCGGACCCGGAGCTCCGCGACCCGGCGCACCGCGCGCTGCGCGCCGTCCTCCTCGCGCGCTGGCGCGGCAAGCTCGCGCTCGCGAGCGCCGGATGA
- a CDS encoding pyridoxal phosphate-dependent aminotransferase, giving the protein MLAARLKTLAPSSTLAVQATAKALRAQGVDVISFGAGEPDFDTPERVKEAAVQAMRRGQTKYTEVAGIPELRAAVCQKFKRDNGLDYQPDEVLVSCGAKHALFNLAVALLDPGDEVLVPSPYWVSYPEQARLVGAVPVAVETREATGFDLDPERLRAAVTPRTKLIVVNSPNNPTGAVFSAAALEAVARLVVEKRLFVVSDECYEALTFEGRHVSIASFGPAVKARTLVVNTCSKAYAMTGWRIGYAAGPRELIRAMTDAQSQVTSNPSSIAQWAAVEALSGPQDDVAKMAGEFDRRRRLIVTGLNALPGVSCVMPKGAFYAFANVAGLFGRRVKGAAAPLRSSVDVTAFLLEQARVAVVPGVDFGSDAHVRLSYATSDALIGEGLARMGAAIRELL; this is encoded by the coding sequence GTGCTGGCCGCTCGCTTGAAGACCCTTGCCCCGTCGTCGACGCTCGCCGTGCAGGCCACGGCGAAGGCGCTCCGGGCGCAGGGCGTCGACGTCATCTCGTTCGGGGCGGGGGAGCCAGACTTCGACACGCCCGAGCGCGTCAAGGAGGCGGCGGTCCAGGCGATGCGCCGCGGGCAGACGAAGTACACGGAGGTCGCGGGGATCCCGGAGCTGCGCGCGGCGGTCTGCCAGAAGTTCAAGCGCGACAACGGCCTCGATTACCAGCCGGACGAGGTGCTCGTGTCGTGCGGCGCGAAGCACGCGCTCTTCAACCTGGCGGTCGCGCTCCTCGATCCGGGCGACGAGGTCCTGGTGCCGAGCCCCTACTGGGTCTCGTACCCCGAGCAGGCGCGCCTCGTCGGCGCGGTCCCGGTGGCCGTCGAGACACGCGAGGCGACCGGCTTCGACCTCGACCCGGAGCGGCTGCGCGCCGCCGTCACGCCGCGGACGAAGCTGATCGTCGTGAACAGCCCGAACAATCCGACGGGCGCCGTCTTCTCCGCGGCGGCCCTCGAGGCCGTCGCGCGGCTCGTCGTCGAGAAGCGGCTCTTCGTCGTCTCCGACGAGTGCTACGAGGCGCTCACCTTCGAGGGGCGCCACGTGTCCATCGCCTCGTTCGGCCCCGCGGTCAAGGCGCGCACGCTCGTCGTCAACACGTGCTCCAAGGCATACGCGATGACCGGCTGGCGCATCGGCTACGCCGCGGGGCCGCGCGAGCTGATCCGCGCGATGACGGACGCGCAGAGCCAGGTGACGTCGAACCCGTCCTCGATCGCGCAGTGGGCAGCGGTCGAGGCGCTGTCGGGACCTCAGGATGACGTCGCCAAGATGGCGGGCGAGTTCGACCGGCGGCGCCGGCTCATCGTCACGGGCCTCAACGCGCTGCCCGGCGTCTCGTGCGTCATGCCGAAGGGCGCGTTCTACGCCTTCGCCAACGTCGCGGGGCTGTTCGGCCGGAGGGTGAAGGGCGCCGCCGCGCCGCTCCGCAGCTCGGTGGACGTCACCGCGTTCCTCCTGGAGCAGGCGCGCGTCGCCGTCGTGCCGGGCGTGGACTTCGGCTCGGACGCGCACGTGCGGCTCTCCTACGCGACGAGCGACGCGCTCATCGGCGAGGGGCTCGCGCGCATGGGCGCCGCGATCCGCGAGTTGCTGTAG
- a CDS encoding metallopeptidase family protein — MTRRQFEALVERALRRLPGKFKDKLANIAVVVEDRPDEATLAELGIEPPDTLYGLYRGVDLTHRDSSYGNVLPDTVTIYQEPIEEDCADQREMAELIRDTVAHEVGHYFGLDDETMERIEGSDL; from the coding sequence ATGACGCGGCGGCAGTTCGAGGCGCTGGTCGAGCGCGCGCTCCGCCGCCTGCCCGGGAAGTTCAAGGACAAGCTCGCCAACATCGCCGTCGTCGTCGAGGACCGGCCCGACGAGGCGACGCTCGCCGAGCTCGGCATCGAGCCCCCCGACACGCTCTACGGCCTCTACCGGGGTGTGGACCTCACCCACCGCGATTCGAGCTACGGCAACGTCCTCCCCGACACGGTGACGATCTACCAGGAGCCGATCGAGGAGGACTGCGCGGACCAGCGGGAGATGGCCGAGCTGATCCGCGACACCGTCGCCCACGAGGTCGGCCATTACTTCGGCCTCGACGACGAGACGATGGAGCGCATCGAAGGCTCAGACCTCTAG
- a CDS encoding type IV toxin-antitoxin system AbiEi family antitoxin — MVVELSSLGQPRQIRAAVTRLAELRRAVPGAYPVAAAVYIGPQSAQILKSNNLGFVDLSGNCYLAFENVHIEKEGKRNVRPSTRPLRSLFAPRATRVVRVLLVEPARGWRLDELARAAAVSLGHAHNVVKRLADLAWVERDADQRIRLGKPADLLEAWAGAYTYRANELASYVAPERVTRRFMAELARVATAEGRRYAFTLNAGVLLVAPNLRVPVVHCYLEGDPAPVAKALGLRASAEADGTLHLLAPYDPGVFYGALEKGGLKVVCLPQLYADLFHDERRGRDQAEHLRREAMGY; from the coding sequence TTGGTCGTTGAGCTGAGCTCGCTGGGCCAGCCCCGGCAGATCCGCGCTGCGGTCACCCGGCTGGCCGAGCTCCGCCGAGCGGTTCCGGGCGCCTACCCGGTCGCGGCCGCGGTCTACATCGGCCCGCAGAGCGCGCAGATCCTCAAGTCCAACAACCTCGGGTTCGTGGACCTCTCGGGCAACTGCTATCTCGCCTTCGAGAACGTCCACATCGAGAAGGAGGGGAAGCGCAACGTCCGGCCCTCGACGCGGCCGCTCCGCTCGCTCTTCGCTCCTCGCGCGACGCGCGTCGTGCGCGTGCTCCTCGTCGAGCCGGCGCGCGGCTGGCGGCTCGATGAGCTGGCCCGCGCGGCGGCGGTGAGCCTCGGCCACGCCCACAACGTCGTGAAGCGGCTCGCGGACCTCGCCTGGGTCGAGCGCGATGCGGACCAGCGGATCCGCCTCGGAAAGCCCGCCGACCTGCTCGAAGCGTGGGCCGGCGCGTACACCTACCGTGCGAACGAGCTCGCGTCGTACGTGGCCCCGGAGCGCGTCACGCGCCGGTTCATGGCCGAGCTCGCGCGCGTCGCGACCGCCGAGGGGCGCCGGTACGCGTTCACCCTCAACGCCGGCGTGTTGCTGGTCGCGCCGAACCTCCGGGTGCCCGTCGTCCACTGCTACCTCGAGGGCGATCCCGCGCCGGTCGCGAAGGCGCTCGGGCTCCGCGCGTCGGCGGAGGCCGACGGCACCCTGCACCTGCTCGCGCCCTACGACCCGGGGGTGTTCTACGGCGCGCTGGAGAAGGGCGGGCTCAAGGTCGTGTGCCTGCCGCAGCTCTACGCGGATCTGTTCCACGACGAGCGACGCGGCCGCGACCAGGCCGAGCACCTGCGCCGCGAGGCGATGGGTTACTGA
- a CDS encoding bifunctional (p)ppGpp synthetase/guanosine-3',5'-bis(diphosphate) 3'-pyrophosphohydrolase, translated as MTQLKTLIEEIPKYQPGADLDLLARAYEFSAASHKGQQRASGEPYLSHPLEVASLLVNFKMDVTTVTAGLLHDVLEDTKATKADLEREFGGEIAELVDGVTKIGKLAFSSREERQAENFRKMLVAMARDLRVLMIKLADRLHNMRTLDYLSADKMRKIAQETLDIYAPLAHRLGMAKVKAELEDLALRALQPEAYVDLQKRVAKRRLEREADINHVITILERKLTEVGIESQIRGRPKHFYSIWKKMHDQGREFDEIYDLTAVRVITQSVRDCYGALGVIHSLWKPVPGRFKDFIAMPKVNMYQSLHTTVIGPKGDPVEIQIRTREMHRIAEEGIAAHWLYKEKKSGKDKLDESLLWLRQLIETQQDMKDPQEFMDTVRVDLFPDEVYVFTPKGDVKALPEGATPIDFAYAVHTKVGEHCVGAKVNGKLVPLRYTLRQGDIVEIVTSPSQHPSRDWLKIVKSTRARSKINQWLKVEERSRSIELGRELFEREARKYHLNPAALLSGEEMKKAAADLGFPGADDLLAAIGYGKSSVHQLLNKLAPNALLEAPEKPRPSAAARAKTEQGVRIRGVDDLLVRFARCCNPLPGDPIVGFITRGRGLTVHARDCLTVAKSVLDRERIINVEWDVDEPGKRPVRIAVYIGRDRPGLLSEITGAISARDGNITKAEVTVTDDRRGINHFVVEVADLNQLQDIIGAIREVKDVINVERVRGL; from the coding sequence GTGACCCAACTCAAGACCCTGATCGAGGAGATTCCGAAGTACCAGCCGGGGGCGGACCTCGACCTGCTGGCCCGCGCGTACGAGTTCTCGGCGGCGTCGCACAAGGGGCAGCAGCGCGCCTCCGGCGAGCCGTACCTCTCCCACCCGCTCGAGGTCGCCAGCCTCCTCGTCAACTTCAAGATGGACGTCACGACGGTCACCGCGGGTCTCCTCCACGACGTGCTCGAGGACACGAAGGCCACCAAGGCGGACCTCGAGCGCGAGTTCGGCGGCGAGATCGCCGAGCTCGTGGACGGCGTGACCAAGATCGGCAAGCTCGCCTTCTCCTCGCGCGAGGAGCGCCAGGCGGAGAACTTCCGCAAGATGCTCGTCGCGATGGCGCGCGACCTGCGCGTGCTCATGATCAAGCTGGCCGACCGCCTCCACAACATGCGGACCCTCGACTACCTGTCGGCGGACAAGATGCGGAAGATCGCGCAGGAGACCCTCGACATCTACGCGCCGCTCGCCCACCGGCTCGGCATGGCGAAGGTCAAGGCGGAGCTCGAGGACCTCGCCCTCCGCGCGCTCCAGCCCGAGGCGTACGTGGACCTCCAGAAGCGCGTTGCCAAGCGCCGGCTCGAGCGCGAGGCCGACATCAACCATGTCATCACGATCCTCGAGCGGAAGCTCACCGAGGTCGGCATCGAGTCGCAGATCCGGGGGCGCCCGAAGCACTTCTACTCGATCTGGAAGAAGATGCACGATCAGGGCCGCGAGTTCGACGAGATCTACGATCTGACGGCCGTGCGGGTCATCACCCAGTCCGTTCGCGACTGCTACGGCGCGCTCGGCGTCATCCACTCGCTCTGGAAGCCCGTCCCCGGCCGGTTCAAGGACTTCATCGCGATGCCGAAGGTCAACATGTACCAGTCGCTCCACACGACGGTCATCGGGCCGAAGGGCGACCCGGTGGAGATCCAGATCCGCACGCGGGAGATGCACCGGATCGCGGAGGAAGGCATCGCGGCGCACTGGCTCTACAAGGAGAAGAAGTCGGGCAAGGACAAGCTCGACGAGTCGCTCCTGTGGCTCCGCCAGCTGATCGAGACGCAGCAGGACATGAAGGACCCGCAGGAGTTCATGGACACGGTGCGCGTGGACCTCTTCCCGGACGAGGTCTACGTGTTCACGCCGAAGGGCGACGTCAAGGCGCTGCCCGAGGGCGCGACGCCCATCGACTTCGCCTACGCCGTGCACACGAAGGTCGGCGAGCACTGCGTCGGCGCGAAGGTCAACGGCAAGCTCGTGCCCCTCCGCTACACGCTCCGCCAGGGCGACATCGTCGAGATCGTCACGTCGCCGAGCCAGCACCCGAGCCGCGACTGGCTGAAGATCGTCAAGTCCACACGCGCGCGGTCGAAGATCAACCAATGGCTCAAGGTCGAGGAGCGGTCGCGCTCGATCGAGCTTGGGCGCGAGCTCTTCGAGCGCGAGGCGCGGAAGTACCACCTGAACCCCGCGGCGCTCCTCAGCGGCGAGGAGATGAAGAAGGCCGCGGCCGACCTCGGCTTCCCGGGCGCGGACGACCTGCTCGCCGCGATCGGCTACGGGAAGAGCTCGGTCCACCAGCTCCTCAACAAGCTGGCGCCCAACGCCCTCCTGGAGGCGCCCGAGAAGCCGCGACCGTCCGCGGCCGCGCGCGCGAAGACGGAGCAGGGGGTGAGGATCCGCGGGGTGGACGACCTCCTGGTCCGGTTCGCCCGGTGCTGTAACCCGCTCCCGGGAGACCCGATCGTCGGCTTCATCACGCGCGGTCGGGGGCTCACGGTGCACGCGCGCGACTGCCTGACCGTGGCCAAGAGCGTCCTCGACCGGGAGCGGATCATCAACGTCGAGTGGGACGTGGACGAGCCCGGCAAGCGGCCGGTCCGCATCGCCGTGTACATCGGCCGCGACCGGCCGGGGCTCCTCTCCGAGATCACGGGAGCGATTTCGGCGCGCGACGGCAATATCACGAAGGCCGAGGTGACGGTGACCGACGACCGCCGCGGCATCAACCACTTCGTCGTCGAGGTCGCCGACCTCAACCAGCTCCAGGACATCATCGGCGCGATCCGGGAGGTCAAGGACGTCATCAACGTCGAGCGCGTCCGCGGGCTCTAG
- the coaD gene encoding pantetheine-phosphate adenylyltransferase translates to MAKRAVYPGMFDPVHNGHVDVIQRSLQIFDELIVAVVANPSKEPLFSVKERLEMVDEATAALHSNFRIVAFDGLLIDLVARERADCIVRGIRAVSDFEYEFQMALMNRKLRSTVETVFLMPHEKYTYISSRLIKEVAGFGTSVAGLVPAIVEKRLAEKFPPK, encoded by the coding sequence GTGGCGAAGCGTGCGGTCTATCCGGGCATGTTCGATCCCGTGCACAACGGCCACGTGGACGTCATCCAGCGCAGCCTGCAGATCTTCGACGAGCTGATCGTCGCCGTGGTCGCCAACCCCTCGAAGGAGCCCCTCTTCTCGGTGAAGGAGCGCCTCGAGATGGTCGACGAGGCGACCGCGGCGCTCCACTCGAACTTCCGCATCGTCGCGTTCGACGGGCTGCTCATCGATCTGGTCGCGCGCGAGCGGGCCGACTGCATCGTCCGCGGCATCCGGGCGGTGTCGGACTTCGAGTACGAGTTCCAGATGGCGCTGATGAACCGCAAGCTCCGCTCGACCGTCGAGACGGTGTTCCTCATGCCGCACGAGAAGTACACGTACATCTCCTCGCGCCTCATCAAGGAAGTCGCCGGCTTCGGCACGTCGGTCGCGGGCCTCGTGCCGGCGATCGTCGAGAAGCGGCTGGCGGAGAAGTTCCCCCCAAAGTAA